Proteins encoded in a region of the Acidimicrobiales bacterium genome:
- the panD gene encoding aspartate 1-decarboxylase, whose amino-acid sequence MMKSKIHRATVTGAELDYVGSISLDTRLMELADIREHEQVAVLDIDNGARFETYAIAGRDGEVCLNGAAARLVQTGDKVIVLTYADYEDSELEGFEPRVVHVDAANRVFQPVGLQPTPR is encoded by the coding sequence ATGATGAAGTCCAAGATCCATCGGGCCACCGTGACGGGAGCCGAGCTCGACTACGTTGGCTCGATCAGCCTCGACACCCGCCTGATGGAACTGGCCGACATCCGGGAGCACGAGCAGGTGGCCGTGCTCGACATCGACAACGGTGCCCGGTTCGAGACCTACGCCATCGCCGGTCGGGATGGCGAGGTCTGTCTCAACGGCGCCGCCGCTCGGCTCGTCCAAACGGGCGACAAGGTGATCGTCCTCACCTACGCCGACTACGAGGACTCCGAGCTCGAAGGGTTCGAGCCGCGCGTCGTGCACGTCGACGCTGCCAACCGGGTGTTCCAGCCGGTTGGGCTCCAGCCCACCCCTCGCTAG
- a CDS encoding DUF2520 domain-containing protein yields MTSFRLIGPGRAGRSLATALSNAGWGLAGMLGRHDDLRFAARGVDVLVIATPDGAVARVSAAVEPSPTAVVLHLAGSLGLDVLDSHPRRASVHPLVTLPEPGVGAARLAAGAFFAVAGDPLAFDLVAALGGQPLAVPDAARATYHAAACLAANHVVALLGQVERVAAGAGVPLAAFMALARGALDDVAAVGPARALTGPVARGDRATVERHRAVLDPAERPAYDALVELSQRLVQERAMEGLAACR; encoded by the coding sequence TTGACCAGTTTTCGCCTGATCGGACCGGGTCGCGCCGGACGGTCACTCGCCACGGCCCTGTCGAATGCCGGCTGGGGCCTCGCTGGCATGCTGGGGCGCCACGACGACCTGCGCTTCGCAGCACGCGGCGTCGACGTACTGGTGATCGCCACCCCCGACGGTGCTGTCGCCCGGGTGAGCGCCGCCGTCGAGCCCTCGCCGACCGCCGTGGTGCTCCACCTGGCCGGCTCGCTCGGGCTGGACGTGCTCGACTCCCATCCCCGACGGGCGTCCGTGCACCCCCTCGTCACCCTCCCCGAGCCCGGCGTGGGCGCGGCCCGTCTCGCCGCCGGAGCGTTCTTCGCCGTGGCGGGCGACCCGTTGGCGTTCGACCTGGTGGCGGCGCTCGGAGGTCAGCCCCTGGCCGTGCCCGACGCCGCCCGAGCCACCTATCACGCCGCTGCGTGCCTGGCCGCCAACCACGTGGTCGCCCTGCTCGGCCAGGTCGAGCGGGTAGCCGCCGGCGCAGGGGTCCCGCTGGCGGCCTTCATGGCGCTCGCTCGCGGCGCCCTCGACGACGTTGCCGCCGTCGGGCCGGCGCGCGCCCTCACCGGGCCGGTGGCCCGAGGCGATCGGGCCACGGTCGAGCGACACCGCGCCGTGCTCGACCCCGCCGAGCGACCCGCGTACGACGCCCTGGTCGAGCTGTCCCAGCGGCTGGTGCAGGAGCGCGCGATGGAGGGGCTGGCGGCGTGCCGGTGA
- the panC gene encoding pantoate--beta-alanine ligase → MPVIETLDELTRTLEKERATGRQVGLIPTMGALHAGHLSLVDRARAECDTVVMTVFVNPLQFDAREDLTSYPRDHERDVELGGRRGVDYVFLPAEKEMYPGPVLTSVRVSALTEGLEGAVRPGHFEGVATVVSKLFAATGRCRAYFGEKDYQQLLVVRRLAADLSFPVEVIGCETVRERDGVALSSRNARLTLEQRAAAPVLHRALLAGRRAVDAGEPTPERVATAMAAVVTAEPLAQLDYAVAVDANDLTVPATLAGDVRLLVGARFGSTRLLDNLGARTP, encoded by the coding sequence GTGCCGGTGATCGAGACGCTCGACGAGCTGACCCGGACCCTCGAGAAGGAGCGGGCCACGGGCCGCCAGGTGGGCCTCATACCGACCATGGGCGCCCTCCACGCCGGCCATCTGTCGCTGGTGGATCGGGCCCGGGCGGAGTGCGACACCGTGGTGATGACGGTTTTCGTGAACCCCCTCCAGTTCGATGCCCGCGAGGACCTGACGAGCTATCCGCGAGACCACGAAAGGGACGTCGAGCTCGGTGGCCGACGGGGCGTGGACTATGTCTTCCTGCCGGCGGAGAAGGAGATGTACCCGGGTCCGGTGCTGACCTCGGTGCGGGTGTCGGCACTGACCGAGGGCCTGGAGGGAGCGGTCCGTCCCGGCCATTTCGAAGGCGTGGCGACCGTCGTGTCGAAGCTGTTCGCCGCCACGGGACGATGTCGCGCCTACTTCGGCGAGAAGGACTACCAACAGCTGCTGGTCGTGCGCCGCCTGGCCGCCGACCTCTCGTTCCCGGTCGAGGTCATCGGGTGCGAGACGGTACGTGAGCGCGATGGCGTGGCCCTGTCGAGCCGCAACGCCCGGTTGACGCTGGAACAGCGGGCGGCCGCCCCCGTGCTGCACCGCGCGCTGCTGGCCGGTCGCCGCGCGGTCGACGCCGGTGAGCCAACGCCGGAACGGGTCGCGACGGCGATGGCAGCGGTCGTGACCGCCGAGCCACTCGCCCAGCTCGACTACGCCGTGGCTGTCGATGCCAACGACCTGACCGTGCCCGCCACCCTCGCGGGCGACGTCCGTCTGTTGGTCGGGGCCCGCTTCGGGTCGACCCGCCTGCTCGACAACCTCGGAGCGCGGACGCCATGA